Proteins encoded together in one Candidatus Methylomirabilota bacterium window:
- a CDS encoding ABC transporter ATP-binding protein — MARIDLVDVCKTLRDPGAGAGRPSTFAIQDLSLRVPHGKTMVVLGPSGCGKTTLLKIIAGLIRPDSGHVRYDDVDVSDVRPGDRRIGMVFQNYALYPHVTARTNVLSYFLFRKKTPEMDAVKRAKYQRTSELMGVELAHLLDRMPPTLSGGEKQRVALGRCITRDAALFLVDEPFANLDQALREKYRVNLKALLRQFDITTVYVTHDHHEALILADLIAVMDQGRIAQVGTAREIYDSPVSAFVAGFLNLHVGAPPISLLGGAALPDGAGGERVLIGVRPEDVTVARERTAGAVAARVAEAVRYPLGDSTLLTMRVGEHEVHALAPGTAPYAAGDPVWLSFRRYHVFERESGRRLSSHPMAA, encoded by the coding sequence GTGGCGCGCATTGACCTGGTGGACGTCTGCAAGACGCTCCGAGATCCCGGCGCGGGCGCGGGGCGCCCGTCCACCTTCGCCATCCAGGACCTCTCGCTCCGCGTGCCCCACGGCAAGACCATGGTCGTGCTGGGGCCGAGCGGGTGCGGCAAGACCACCCTGCTCAAGATCATCGCGGGCCTGATCCGGCCGGACTCGGGCCACGTGCGCTACGACGACGTCGACGTGAGCGACGTGCGCCCGGGCGACCGGCGCATCGGCATGGTGTTCCAGAACTATGCGCTCTACCCGCACGTGACGGCGCGGACCAACGTGCTGTCCTATTTTCTCTTCCGGAAGAAGACGCCCGAGATGGACGCGGTGAAGCGCGCCAAGTACCAGCGTACCAGCGAGCTGATGGGCGTGGAGCTGGCGCATCTCCTCGACCGCATGCCGCCGACTCTGTCCGGCGGGGAGAAGCAGCGAGTGGCGCTGGGCCGCTGCATCACGCGGGATGCCGCGCTGTTCCTGGTGGACGAGCCCTTCGCGAACCTCGACCAGGCGCTGCGCGAGAAGTACCGCGTGAACCTCAAGGCCCTGCTGCGGCAGTTCGACATCACCACCGTCTACGTGACCCACGACCACCACGAGGCGCTGATCCTGGCCGACCTCATTGCGGTGATGGACCAGGGACGCATCGCCCAGGTCGGGACGGCGCGGGAGATCTACGACTCGCCGGTGAGTGCCTTCGTCGCGGGCTTCCTGAACCTCCACGTGGGCGCGCCGCCCATCAGCCTGCTGGGCGGCGCCGCGCTCCCCGACGGGGCGGGCGGCGAGCGCGTGCTGATCGGGGTGCGCCCCGAGGATGTGACGGTGGCGCGTGAGCGCACCGCCGGCGCCGTGGCCGCGCGCGTGGCCGAGGCGGTCCGCTACCCGCTGGGCGACTCCACCCTGCTCACGATGCGGGTCGGCGAGCATGAGGTGCACGCGCTGGCGCCCGGCACCGCGCCGTATGCCGCCGGGGACCCCGTGTGGCTGAGCTTCCGGCGCTATCACGTCTTCGAGCGCGAATCCGGCCGCCGGCTGTCGAGCCACCCGATGGCCGCGTAG
- a CDS encoding peptidyl-alpha-hydroxyglycine alpha-amidating lyase family protein — translation MAVILGTGVHRYEVVSDWAKLPPGYEFNADVAAVGIDAQDRVYCFNRGAHPMMVLDRDGNFLRSWGEGVFRRAHGVHMAPDDTLWLTDDGDHTVRHCTLDGKVLLTLGVPGKPAAYLSGEPFHRCTHTALSPKGELYVSDGYGNARVHKYSPDGKLLRSWGEAGTDPGQFNIPHNIACDADGWVYVADRENHRVQVFDGNGRFETQWVNMHRPSGLHLARGGEPRFYVGEIGGGVAVNQDMPNIGPRVSIYTAKGELLARLGQRPAGLEPGQFISPHGLAVDSRGDIYVGEVSYTNWGRRGPIPPGLRSLQKLVKVH, via the coding sequence ATGGCGGTGATCTTGGGGACGGGCGTCCACCGCTACGAGGTCGTCTCCGACTGGGCGAAGCTGCCGCCCGGGTACGAGTTCAACGCCGACGTGGCCGCCGTGGGCATCGACGCGCAGGATCGCGTCTACTGCTTCAATCGTGGCGCGCATCCCATGATGGTGCTGGACCGCGACGGCAACTTCCTTCGCTCCTGGGGCGAGGGCGTGTTCAGGCGGGCGCACGGCGTGCATATGGCGCCGGACGACACGCTCTGGCTCACCGACGACGGGGACCACACCGTGCGCCACTGCACTCTCGACGGCAAGGTACTGCTGACCCTCGGCGTGCCCGGCAAGCCGGCGGCCTACCTGAGCGGCGAGCCGTTTCACCGTTGCACGCACACAGCGCTCTCGCCGAAGGGCGAGCTCTACGTCTCCGACGGCTACGGGAACGCGCGCGTGCACAAGTATTCCCCGGACGGCAAGCTGCTGCGGTCGTGGGGCGAAGCCGGCACCGATCCCGGCCAGTTCAACATTCCTCACAACATCGCCTGCGATGCCGACGGCTGGGTGTACGTGGCCGATCGGGAGAACCACCGCGTGCAGGTGTTCGACGGCAACGGACGCTTCGAGACGCAGTGGGTGAACATGCACCGGCCCTCGGGCCTTCATCTCGCACGCGGCGGCGAGCCGCGCTTCTACGTGGGCGAGATCGGCGGCGGCGTGGCGGTGAACCAGGATATGCCCAACATCGGCCCACGCGTCAGCATCTACACCGCCAAGGGCGAGCTGCTGGCGCGCCTCGGCCAGCGCCCCGCCGGGCTCGAGCCGGGGCAGTTCATTTCGCCGCACGGCCTCGCGGTGGACTCGCGCGGCGACATCTACGTGGGCGAGGTCTCGTACACCAACTGGGGCCGGCGCGGCCCGATCCCGCCCGGCCTGCGGTCGCTGCAGAAGCTCGTCAAGGTACACTGA
- a CDS encoding LLM class F420-dependent oxidoreductase, with protein sequence MKIGVVLPQTEIGNDPGAIKAYAEAVEGMGFTHALVFDHVLGANPERPGGWKGPYTYRHAFHEPFVLFGFLAAATRRLELVTGILILPQRQTALVAKQAAAVDVLSGGRLRLGVGVGWNAVEFEALGENFHNRGRRVEEQVEVMRALWTRELVTYKGAFHQVPDAGLNPLPVQRPIPIWMGGESEPVQKRMARLADGWMPHFRAGDAGQAAVDRIHSLIRDAGRDPATFGVEGRMTLSQIPGGDWAKELEAWRAMRGISHLCVHTAGMGLGSPDEHVKTLRRFRETVGLR encoded by the coding sequence ATGAAGATCGGTGTGGTGCTGCCGCAGACCGAGATCGGCAACGACCCCGGCGCCATCAAGGCCTATGCCGAGGCCGTCGAGGGCATGGGCTTCACCCATGCGCTCGTCTTCGACCACGTGCTGGGCGCCAATCCCGAGCGGCCCGGCGGGTGGAAGGGCCCGTACACGTATCGCCATGCCTTCCACGAGCCCTTCGTGCTCTTCGGCTTCCTCGCCGCGGCCACGCGCCGGCTCGAGCTCGTCACGGGCATTTTGATCCTGCCGCAGCGCCAGACCGCCCTGGTGGCCAAGCAGGCGGCAGCGGTGGACGTGCTCTCTGGCGGGCGCCTGCGCCTCGGGGTAGGTGTGGGCTGGAACGCGGTGGAGTTCGAGGCGCTCGGCGAGAACTTCCACAACCGCGGCCGGCGGGTGGAGGAGCAGGTGGAGGTGATGCGGGCGCTCTGGACGCGCGAGCTCGTGACCTACAAGGGCGCGTTCCACCAGGTCCCCGACGCCGGGCTCAATCCCCTGCCCGTGCAGCGCCCCATCCCGATCTGGATGGGCGGCGAGAGCGAGCCCGTGCAGAAGCGCATGGCCCGGCTGGCCGACGGCTGGATGCCGCACTTCCGCGCGGGCGACGCGGGCCAGGCCGCGGTCGACCGGATCCACAGCCTGATCCGCGACGCCGGCCGCGATCCGGCGACGTTCGGCGTCGAGGGACGCATGACGCTGTCCCAGATCCCGGGGGGCGACTGGGCCAAGGAGCTGGAGGCCTGGCGCGCGATGCGCGGCATCTCGCATCTCTGCGTGCATACCGCCGGCATGGGCCTCGGCTCGCCGGACGAGCACGTGAAGACGCTGCGCCGCTTCCGCGAGACGGTGGGGCTCCGCTGA
- a CDS encoding RidA family protein — MPRKEIVKVEIGQPNPNLSLATKFGNLVFVSGQTGRHPVSGQVGKDVREQTRFILERIKVILEAAGTSLDNVLSAMTHVTRREDVPAYNEEWAKYFPGNKPARTTVTVASLNQPELVIEITVIACIPS; from the coding sequence ATGCCCCGCAAGGAGATCGTCAAGGTCGAGATCGGCCAGCCGAACCCGAATCTCTCCCTCGCCACGAAGTTCGGCAATCTCGTGTTCGTCTCCGGCCAGACCGGCCGCCATCCCGTCAGCGGCCAGGTGGGCAAGGACGTGCGCGAGCAGACCCGCTTCATCCTCGAGCGCATCAAGGTGATCCTCGAGGCGGCCGGCACCTCGCTCGACAACGTGTTGAGCGCGATGACCCACGTCACCCGGCGCGAGGACGTGCCCGCCTACAACGAGGAGTGGGCGAAGTACTTCCCCGGGAACAAGCCCGCCCGCACCACCGTCACGGTGGCTTCGCTGAACCAGCCCGAGCTGGTGATCGAGATCACGGTGATCGCCTGCATCCCGAGCTGA
- a CDS encoding polysaccharide deacetylase family protein, translating into MLPGHGRYDYSSIVSRPDYSWPGGRRLAVYVALNIEAFGFGVGKGAAIAPPDQAQSHSVYSWRDYGNRVGIWRLFELLDELGLPAEAQINTAVYEGAPDIPGRLRARGDEILGHGVTNSDEQGHLSETAERALIEDVTATIARHEGKPPAGWMSPWLSNSAVTMDLLQEAGYRYVMDWTMDDQPIWLKTRKGRILSLPYPIEVNDTRGIVWYRYTSEEFAEMIVDQFDEMLAQSARQPLVCPISLHPFVIGRPYRIRRLRRALQHILAHRDRVWITRPRDICAHIESLPPGVVPGSK; encoded by the coding sequence ATGTTGCCCGGCCACGGCCGCTACGACTACTCCAGCATCGTCTCGCGCCCCGACTACAGCTGGCCCGGCGGCCGCCGGCTCGCCGTCTACGTCGCCCTCAACATCGAAGCGTTCGGCTTCGGCGTGGGCAAGGGCGCGGCCATCGCCCCGCCCGACCAGGCGCAGAGTCACAGCGTCTATTCCTGGCGCGACTACGGCAATCGCGTGGGGATCTGGCGCCTCTTCGAGCTGCTGGACGAGCTGGGGCTGCCCGCCGAGGCCCAGATCAACACCGCGGTCTACGAGGGGGCGCCCGACATCCCCGGGCGCCTGCGCGCGCGCGGCGACGAGATCCTCGGCCACGGCGTCACCAACTCCGACGAGCAGGGGCATCTCTCCGAGACCGCGGAGCGGGCGCTGATCGAGGACGTCACCGCCACCATCGCGCGCCACGAAGGGAAGCCGCCGGCGGGCTGGATGAGCCCGTGGCTCTCCAATAGCGCCGTGACCATGGATCTCCTCCAGGAGGCGGGCTACCGCTACGTGATGGACTGGACCATGGACGATCAGCCCATCTGGTTGAAAACCCGTAAAGGCCGCATCCTCTCGCTCCCCTACCCCATCGAGGTCAACGACACGCGCGGCATCGTCTGGTACCGTTACACGTCCGAGGAGTTCGCGGAGATGATCGTGGACCAGTTCGACGAGATGCTGGCGCAGTCGGCGCGCCAGCCCCTGGTGTGCCCCATTTCCCTGCACCCGTTCGTCATCGGGCGGCCGTATCGCATCCGCCGGCTGCGTCGCGCGCTCCAGCACATCCTGGCCCACCGCGACCGGGTGTGGATCACGCGGCCTCGCGACATCTGCGCCCACATCGAGTCGCTGCCGCCGGGCGTGGTCCCGGGCAGCAAGTGA
- a CDS encoding DsbA family oxidoreductase has protein sequence MTQPVTMRIFSDYVUPWCYLSTVRIEKLKKEHGVKVEWVHFPLHPETPPEGQSLEELFKGRGVDRKAMHAQMKVRMDAEGLPYGERTMTYNSRLAQELGKWADTQPGGGDAFHDAMFRAYFVDARDISSPEVLLDIVGKVGLSVEKAREVLEQRTFKAAVDEDWTLSRQFGVTGVPTFVVGRYGVVGAHPYETLEQLVEKGARDEDGEDDAEDEEK, from the coding sequence ATGACCCAGCCCGTGACGATGAGGATCTTCTCCGACTACGTCTGACCCTGGTGCTATCTCAGTACCGTGCGTATTGAGAAGCTCAAGAAGGAGCATGGCGTGAAGGTCGAGTGGGTGCATTTCCCCCTGCATCCCGAGACGCCGCCGGAAGGCCAGTCGCTGGAGGAGCTGTTCAAGGGACGCGGCGTCGACCGCAAGGCCATGCACGCGCAGATGAAGGTCCGCATGGACGCCGAAGGCCTGCCCTACGGCGAGCGCACGATGACCTACAACAGCCGGCTCGCCCAGGAGCTGGGCAAGTGGGCGGACACCCAGCCCGGCGGCGGCGACGCGTTCCACGACGCCATGTTCCGCGCCTACTTCGTGGACGCGCGCGACATCTCCAGCCCCGAGGTGCTCCTCGACATCGTGGGCAAGGTCGGCCTCTCGGTGGAGAAGGCGCGGGAGGTCCTGGAGCAGCGCACGTTCAAGGCGGCGGTCGACGAGGACTGGACGCTCTCACGCCAGTTCGGCGTCACCGGCGTGCCCACCTTCGTCGTGGGCCGCTACGGCGTGGTCGGCGCCCATCCCTACGAGACGCTGGAGCAGCTCGTGGAGAAGGGCGCTCGCGACGAGGACGGCGAGGACGACGCGGAGGACGAGGAAAAGTAG
- a CDS encoding N-formylglutamate amidohydrolase has protein sequence MTDSYPIVRHPAAGARAPILVSVPHYGTQPLPHITREHYGEPWFETFAYGFADLFASDVYGNLHERGATVLATPFSRMFVDVNRRRDDYEHRDGEVRSRRGVVRTHTMKEVPIFARPLGLDELETRLQALYDPYYAMLGSLLDGLRDDYGHALLIDGHTGSPRRMKDHQVILGTRHETTCGRAIVDTVAQAFTRHGFEVHRDVSGYTGGNIVATFGQPGDRRVHALQIEINSALLITMSREELIAHISRGGVPERAEATFVRLRQCLGEALDALPAVVAACHAAPEETRRGAH, from the coding sequence ATGACCGACAGCTATCCCATCGTCCGGCATCCCGCCGCCGGCGCCCGCGCGCCCATCCTGGTGAGCGTGCCGCACTACGGGACGCAGCCCCTGCCGCACATCACCCGCGAGCACTACGGCGAGCCGTGGTTCGAGACCTTCGCCTACGGCTTCGCCGATCTCTTCGCCAGTGACGTGTACGGCAATCTCCACGAGCGCGGCGCCACCGTGCTCGCCACGCCGTTCTCGCGCATGTTCGTGGACGTGAACCGCCGGCGCGACGACTACGAGCACCGGGACGGCGAGGTGCGCTCCCGCCGCGGCGTGGTGCGCACCCACACCATGAAGGAGGTGCCGATCTTCGCCCGTCCCCTGGGCCTCGACGAGCTGGAGACGCGGCTGCAGGCCCTCTACGATCCCTACTACGCGATGCTGGGGTCGTTGCTGGATGGACTCCGTGACGACTACGGCCACGCCCTCCTCATCGACGGGCACACGGGCAGCCCGCGGCGCATGAAGGACCATCAGGTCATCCTGGGGACGCGCCACGAGACGACGTGCGGACGCGCGATCGTGGACACCGTGGCCCAGGCCTTCACGCGCCACGGCTTCGAGGTGCACCGCGACGTCTCGGGCTACACCGGCGGCAACATCGTCGCGACCTTCGGCCAACCGGGCGACCGGCGCGTCCATGCCCTGCAAATCGAGATCAACTCGGCGCTCCTCATCACCATGAGCCGCGAGGAGCTGATCGCCCACATCTCACGGGGCGGCGTTCCCGAGAGGGCGGAGGCGACCTTCGTCCGGTTGCGGCAATGCCTGGGCGAGGCGCTGGACGCGCTGCCGGCGGTCGTGGCCGCCTGTCACGCGGCCCCGGAGGAGACCCGCCGTGGCGCGCATTGA